A segment of the Elusimicrobiota bacterium genome:
CTCAGACTGAGGCGGCCGGGCCCGGTTCCGTGGACTGCGCGGGCTCGGGCAGGTAATCCAACTCGATGCGGCATTTGGCTTGGCAGCCGCAGGTCTGGGTGGAGCCGGCGAAGATCGGCTCCGGGCAGACGCCGCCGCTCTCGCTGAGGGTCCGGTGCTTGGCCACGGCGTTGGCGATGGCTTCCGAGAAGTCGAAGTGGCCCGAACCGCAGCGGCCCGGGCAAGGAGCGTCGAACCGGTACTGGTCGTTGGGCTTGAGGTCCATCACCTTCTCTTCCAGGAGCTGCTGCTGGGCGGAGAGGAACTGCAAAGTGACCTTGAGGTGCTTGACGAAGGGATAACGGACTCCCAGGACTCCCCCGGAGGACTCGCGGTTGTGGGCGTCGGCGGCGCGCTGGACCTTCTCCTCGTTCTTGTTGGGTCCGGCGTTCTTGCGTCTTTTCTTGAAATATCTTGCCATGTTGAACTTAGTATAGCAGTTATCGAAAACGCCGGGAAACGGCTTCCGCCGCGGTCCGGCGGGTTCAGCGCAGCAGAGGAACGGCCTTGGACTCCTGCGGAGCCGGCTGGGGCGCGACGGCGGCAGGCGCGGGCGCGGCGACCCCGGCCGAGGTCTCGAGCAGCAAGCCGACGGCGTAGCCGTTCGCATCCACGCTGGTCTTCCGGCCCGGCGCAAGGGTCGCGGATTTGCGGGCGTCGAGTGGAGGGCGCAAGGGAGTGTCGTCCGTGACGACATAGCCCACCTGGAAGCCTCCGGCCCGCCTCTCCAAAGGGTTTACGATCATGCCGAAGACGTCCTGCCGTCCGTTCACGTAGTGGCCCTCGGTGAGGTGGATCCCGTCGTCGGGCGTCCCCACGTGCCGGCAGGTCTGCCGCCATTTGTGGCCCGAGGCTTCCGCGGTCAGCCGGTAGTTGCGCGTCCCCGGCGCGTCCCAGGCGGCCTCGGCCGCGCCGCCGTCCAGCGACAGGGTCACTTTCCAGGATCCGCATTCGGCGACGGTGACGCGCGAGGCCAGAGGAAGCTCGACCGTTCCGGAATCGTCCATCTTGATCGGCTCCTGCATGCCGCGCCTGGGGACGAAGAGACCGATCCGATATCTCAGACCCAGGGCGCGGCCGCCGGCCGGCCAGACCACGGCGTCGAGTTCCAGCTCCTGCTTAGGATCAGGCGCCTGAGCGAAGCTCCCTAGACCGGAACGGTCCGCGTCTTCGTAGAGGCGGATGGTCCTCTGGAAGGTCTTGCGGCCGTCGGTCAACTCGACGGAGACCGAGTGGGCAAGCGCGGCGGATGCTATCGAAACGGGCGACGCGAGGAGGGCGGCAAGCAAGGCGATCATGATGGACCTAAGGTAGCATGGCCGGCCCGGACTGTCAATATGCGCCGGCTGGACCAGGGGCGTTTTTCATAGAATGCTGAGGAGACGCTCGCTGGAGCCGAATATGAGATCAGAGAAGGCCTTTGCTGCCGGCGGGGTCAGGATCAACTATCTGGAGACCGGTTCGCCGACCGGCGCGCCAGTGGTCATGTTCCATGGCGGCGCCTGGCGCTGGCAGGAATACCTCTCTCTGATCCCGGCCCTTGCCAAGCGCTGGCGTGTCTACGCTCTCGATCTGAGGGGCAACGGGGGTTCGGGGTGGACTCCCGGACGATACCGCCTCGAGGATTTTCGCGATGACGGGGCGGCTTTTCTGAGCCGATTTCCGGGGCCGGCCGTGCTGGTGGGGCATTCGATCGGAGGAGTGGTCGCCCTCATGGTCGCCGCGCGCTGTCCTGATCGGGTCAGAGCGCTCATCATCGAGGATGCCCCGTTGACCGCGGGCAATTACAGGGACCTCATCGAATCGTCTCGCGGGATGTTCGAGAACTGGCTGAGGCTGAAGGGATCGGCGCGGTCGAGAGCGGAGCTGTCCTTGGCCCTGGCCCGCGAATATCGGGATTGTCCGGGGGTGACGAGTTCCTGGATCCTGTTCTTCTCCGGCTGCCTCTGGCAGCTCGATCCGACCTTCTTCGACCCTCTGCTTCATGACTTCGCCGGGTTCATTAGAAGCTACGACTACAAGAGGGTCATCGGTCGGATCCGCTGTCCTATCCTCTTCCTTCGCGGCGAGACCAAGCTCGGCGCGGTGATGACCGATGAGGAGCTCCATTGGCTCAAAAGGAATGCCGCCAATGCGGCCTGCGTCGAGATCGCGGGAGTCGGCCATCTCCTGCACCTGCAGGATCAGGGGCAGGCGCCTGTGCGGAAGGAGATGACGGCATTCCTGGAACGCGTCTGCCGTCGAGACGGCAAGCCCCGCTCCGCTAGGTCCAGACGCCCGGGATGACGGCGGAGCATTCGGGGCACTTGCCCTCGACGAGCCGGTCAGCCAGGACCATGAAGCCGCGCCGCTCGATGACGCGGGTGGCGCAGGAGGGACAGAGGGTGTCCTCCAGCCCCTCCAGCCGGCCGGGGATGTTGCCCGCATAGACGAAGCGCAGGCCTTCGGCGCGGCCGATCTCGCAGGCGCGCAGCAAGGACTCGGACGGGGTGTCGCGCTCCGCGAGCTGGTAGTCCTGGTGGTAGGCGGTGACGTGCCAGGGGATGTCCTTGGACACGCCGGCCACGAAGGCGGCGAGCGCGCGCAACTCGGGATCCGAATCGTTCCAGCCCGGGATGACCAGGGTCACCACCTCGACCCAGAAGCCCAGGACCTTGAGGTCCGTGATGCTGCGCAGGACGGCGCGCATGTCCCCGCCGGTCATGTCGCGGTACTTGGCCTGGTCGAAGCACTTGAGGTCCACCTTGTAGAGGCTCATGCGGGGCTTGAGGTACTCGAGGACTCGGCGCGTGGCGTGACCGTTGGACACGTAGGCGCAGCGCAGCCCCTGGCCCAGGGCTTCGTCGAAGACCGCCGCGGCCCATTCCGAGGTGATGAGCGGCTCGTTGTAAGTCGAGACCACCACTTTGGCCCCGCTGGCCTTGGCCTGGGCCGCCACGGA
Coding sequences within it:
- a CDS encoding alpha/beta hydrolase yields the protein MRSEKAFAAGGVRINYLETGSPTGAPVVMFHGGAWRWQEYLSLIPALAKRWRVYALDLRGNGGSGWTPGRYRLEDFRDDGAAFLSRFPGPAVLVGHSIGGVVALMVAARCPDRVRALIIEDAPLTAGNYRDLIESSRGMFENWLRLKGSARSRAELSLALAREYRDCPGVTSSWILFFSGCLWQLDPTFFDPLLHDFAGFIRSYDYKRVIGRIRCPILFLRGETKLGAVMTDEELHWLKRNAANAACVEIAGVGHLLHLQDQGQAPVRKEMTAFLERVCRRDGKPRSARSRRPG
- the amrS gene encoding AmmeMemoRadiSam system radical SAM enzyme, with the protein product MSPAENLDAALRRLTREGELYEKRGDGSVRCSACGHECLIAEGRAGVCRMRFNRGGRLMVPYGYVSGLRVDPIEKKPFFHVLPGAATLSFGMLGCNFSCKFCQNWLSSQVLRDPQAESAVRRCTPRSVAAQAKASGAKVVVSTYNEPLITSEWAAAVFDEALGQGLRCAYVSNGHATRRVLEYLKPRMSLYKVDLKCFDQAKYRDMTGGDMRAVLRSITDLKVLGFWVEVVTLVIPGWNDSDPELRALAAFVAGVSKDIPWHVTAYHQDYQLAERDTPSESLLRACEIGRAEGLRFVYAGNIPGRLEGLEDTLCPSCATRVIERRGFMVLADRLVEGKCPECSAVIPGVWT